Proteins encoded by one window of Halosolutus gelatinilyticus:
- a CDS encoding helix-turn-helix domain-containing protein produces MPRATLKLKSNEALIALSKSHPDVRFEVRSAWPTDGKLRVLVETSAIELPSLTETIAEIPELTAVELRHATERSILFEANTPIPDPHGAMAESGIVPSFPLRLEDGWLIGDLTASKNQLPAFRDELEAAGIAYELVQVSATTDARDLLTDRQREVVELAIEHGYYESPRSCTVTDLASILKVHKSVVSRILHRAEARIVTSYWSSC; encoded by the coding sequence ATGCCACGGGCGACACTGAAACTCAAGTCCAACGAGGCGCTGATCGCGCTGTCGAAGTCGCATCCCGACGTCCGGTTCGAAGTCCGGAGCGCGTGGCCGACCGACGGGAAGCTCAGAGTACTCGTCGAAACGTCTGCGATCGAGCTCCCGTCGCTTACCGAGACGATAGCGGAGATACCCGAACTGACAGCCGTCGAACTCAGACACGCGACGGAGCGGTCCATCCTGTTCGAAGCGAACACCCCGATTCCCGACCCCCACGGCGCGATGGCGGAGTCGGGGATCGTGCCCTCGTTCCCGTTACGGCTCGAAGACGGGTGGCTTATCGGCGATCTTACCGCGTCCAAGAACCAACTGCCCGCGTTTCGCGACGAACTCGAGGCGGCGGGGATCGCGTACGAGCTCGTCCAGGTATCCGCGACGACCGACGCGCGGGACTTACTCACCGATCGGCAGCGGGAAGTCGTCGAATTAGCGATCGAACACGGATACTACGAGTCACCTCGATCGTGCACGGTGACGGATCTCGCGTCGATTCTGAAGGTTCACAAATCGGTGGTCAGTCGAATCCTCCATCGAGCCGAGGCCCGAATCGTCACGTCGTACTGGTCGTCCTGTTGA